One Coffea arabica cultivar ET-39 chromosome 5e, Coffea Arabica ET-39 HiFi, whole genome shotgun sequence DNA segment encodes these proteins:
- the LOC140007015 gene encoding cysteine-rich repeat secretory protein 1-like: MKDSPGLQYNNGFYNFSTGDDASNKVYGVFLCRGDVNTDVCKECVADAHIRLLDECPNQTAAIVWYDECLLRFSDQTIFSKADLGENLTRCNPINVPGPDWDKFKMVPHRGYSGCTRLLFQEAGRESNLSKL; this comes from the exons ATGAAGGATAGCCCGGGTTTACAAT ACAATAATGGCTTCTATAATTTCAGTACTGGCGATGACGCTTCAAACAAGGTCTATGGCGTCTTTCTCTGTCGAGGTGATGTCAACACTGATGTTTGCAAAGAATGCGTAGCAGATGCCCACATACGACTACTTGATGAGTGCCCGAATCAAACAGCTGCTATTGTTTGGTATGACGAGTGCTTGTTACGTTTTTCTGACCAGACGATCTTCTCCAAGGCTGATTTGGGAGAGAATTTGACTAGGTGCAATCCAATTAATGTCCCTGGACCTGACTGGGACAAATTCAAAATG GTGCCTCACAGAGGCTATAGTGGTTGTACCCGCTTGCTGTTCCAAGAAGCAGGGAGGGAGAGTAATCTATCCAAGCTGTAA